Proteins from a genomic interval of Bradyrhizobium sp. CCBAU 53340:
- a CDS encoding dienelactone hydrolase family protein produces MRPVLSALFLTLLMSAAHAAPAPAPQPVEIPLSSGVLHAQLFKPEGAGPFPAVIALHGCGGLGSRSDSVQPRYRDWAERLLKSGSAVLLPDSYGSRELGPQCRVKEMHVKARRERVTDIAASRAWLMKQNWVARERVSLIGWANGASALLWAVRPQAVARDAGPDFRAAVAFYPDCRISAGLGWSTRVPTLVLIGANDDVSSPPACRQMVDGAHGRSALARIVVYPGAYHDFDRANTPLHAASSSLDAAAPEHGHLGTDAEARAESQKDVAEWLAR; encoded by the coding sequence ATGCGCCCCGTACTTTCCGCCCTGTTCCTGACGCTCCTGATGTCGGCCGCGCACGCCGCGCCTGCGCCTGCGCCGCAGCCGGTCGAGATCCCGCTGTCCTCCGGCGTCCTGCACGCTCAGCTGTTCAAGCCCGAGGGGGCGGGGCCGTTCCCGGCCGTGATCGCCCTGCATGGCTGCGGCGGCCTCGGCAGCCGTTCCGATTCCGTGCAGCCGCGCTATCGCGACTGGGCGGAGCGCCTGCTCAAATCCGGTAGCGCGGTGCTGCTGCCCGACAGCTACGGCTCGCGCGAGCTCGGCCCGCAATGCCGCGTCAAGGAGATGCACGTCAAGGCACGGCGCGAGCGGGTCACCGACATTGCGGCCTCGCGCGCCTGGCTGATGAAACAGAACTGGGTGGCGCGCGAGCGTGTCAGCCTGATCGGCTGGGCCAACGGCGCCAGCGCGCTGCTCTGGGCCGTGCGTCCGCAGGCCGTGGCGCGCGATGCGGGTCCGGATTTCCGCGCCGCGGTCGCGTTCTATCCGGATTGCCGGATCTCCGCCGGTCTCGGCTGGAGCACGCGGGTGCCGACGCTGGTGCTGATCGGCGCCAATGACGATGTCTCCTCGCCGCCGGCCTGCCGCCAGATGGTGGACGGCGCCCATGGCCGCAGCGCGCTCGCGCGCATCGTGGTCTATCCCGGCGCCTATCACGATTTCGACCGCGCCAACACGCCGCTGCACGCAGCAAGCAGCAGCCTTGATGCCGCCGCGCCCGAGCACGGCCATCTCGGCACCGATGCCGA
- a CDS encoding DUF2093 domain-containing protein: MLNKFGPSGHGEAQVQYLDGDFRVISPGTFVRCAISDTRIPLDELKYWSVDLQEAYATPAAVLQRHFPSAPKPQT; this comes from the coding sequence GTGCTGAACAAGTTCGGCCCTTCGGGCCATGGCGAAGCGCAAGTGCAATATCTCGACGGCGATTTCCGCGTGATCTCGCCGGGGACGTTCGTGCGCTGCGCCATATCGGACACGCGGATTCCGCTCGACGAGCTGAAATACTGGAGCGTGGATTTGCAGGAAGCCTACGCCACGCCCGCCGCCGTGCTGCAGCGGCATTTTCCCAGCGCGCCGAAGCCGCAGACGTGA